DNA from bacterium:
CAAAGAGATAGGCGTGGGAGACGCGGCCGCTCCGGAGCGCCCCGCGGAGCAGGGCCTGGGCGTGCCGCTGGTCGATCAGGTCGCGGAAAGGCACTCGGCGCCGGTCAGATCTTGACGAGCCGCTCCACGTCCAACACGAACACGGTTGCGCCCCCGACCTGGACCTTCACGGGATACGAGATGTAGGAATCCACGGGTTCGACGACCGGCGGCAACGGGCTGACGAGCTGCTCGCGCACCCGGCATGTCTTCTGGATGACGGCGAGGGCCGCATCCACTCTGTCCTCGTCGGTGCCGATCAAGATCGTGGAGTTGCCCTCGCGGAGGAACCCGCCGGTGCTGGCGAGCATCGTTGCCTGAAACTCGGCGGCGACGAGCGCCTCCATGAGACGCCGGGAGTCTTTCTCCTGGACGATCGAGAGGATCAACTTCAAGAACGGTCCCTCCTCTCGGGCCCTTGCGCGCTGCGCAGTAATCCGTCCACCACATACCAGATCGCCCGGTGCACGTCGTCCACCGACCCGCGTGCGTCGACGACCCGGATTCGCCGAGGCTCATTCACGGCGAGGGCGAGAAACCCCTCTCGGACCCTGTCATGAAACGCCACCGTCTCCCGCTCGAGGCGGTCCCCCCCGTCCCACCCGTCCGCCCGGCCGGTGCCGGCGGACGCCTGACGCGCCCGCCGCAACCCCACCGCCGGATCGATGTCGAGCAGCAGGGTCAGGTCGGGAAGCAACCCTCCCGTCCCGACCTCGTTCACGGTCCGCACGACGTCGATCCCAAGGCCGCGCCCGACGCCCTGATACGCCAGGGACGCGTCCACGTACCGATCGCAGACCACGACCGCCCCCGCGGCGAGCGCGGGACGGATCACCTCGGCGACGAGCTGCGCGCGCGACGCCGCGAACAGCAGCATCTCGGTGCGGGGGGACAGTTCACCGTGGCGCGGATCGAGCAGGAGCGAGCGGATCCGCTCGCCGACCTCCGTGCCCCCGGGCTCGCGGAGGCGAAGCACGGTTCGCCCCGCCTTGCGGAGCGCGTCCACGAGCAGACCGCCCTGCGTGGTCTTGCCGGCGCCCTCGGGCCCCTCCAGCGTCAGGAAGAGGCCAGCGTGCTCCCGGGGAGCCGCATCGGAGGTGTCACTGCGGATAGATCACCACCCGCCGGAACGGGTCGCTCCCCTTGCTCTCCGAGGCGAGACCGTAGCGCTCGATCAGCTGGTGCTGGAGCCGGCGGACGTACGAGTTCTGGGGGGACAGCTCGACCGGTTGCGCGGCCGACATCACTTCCGAGATCGCCTCCTCCACCTCGCGGAGCGCGATCTCCTCAGCACTCAGCCGGTCCTCCACGCCGAAGATCTCCCGCAGCACCGCCTCGATCTGTGACAGGGTGTTGCTCTTGATCACGTGCGTAGGAAGCCCGCGGGTTCCGGCCTCTCGAAGCCGTTTCGGCTGCCGCTTCTCCTGCGACTTCAGCGTCAACAGCACGTCCGCCCCGTACAGCGTGTCCGCGATGGTGGCCGGGACGCGTAGCTCGCGGATGGCCCGCTCCAGGCGATTTCGGCTGACGGCGTACGGATAGATCCGCACCACCTTGTGCGGTACGGTGGGGGTCGCGCCCCCGCCGGGCCGGTACCCGTTCGCGGACGGCGGCGGCTCGTGGGCCTCGCCGCTGCTAATCCGCACCTCGCCCTCGGCCGTCCGGGTCCGAATCTCCGGCCGCGGCATCGTCCCCCGCAGGAACCGGTCCACGACCTGGGCGACGTCGTGATGCACCGCCAGTCGGTCTTTCTCCTGGATCTCGATGACGACGTCGAACGTCGGAGGCGCCTTGCGCTCCAGCACTGTCTTTTGCGTGCCCCGGCGGCGCGCTTCCTCGTCGCTCAGCGTCACCGCCTGAATCCCGCCGATCAGATCACAGAGGGTCGGGTTCTGCAACAGGTTGTCCAGGGTGTTCCCGTGCGCCGTGGCGATCAGCTGGACGCCGCGCTCCGCGATCGTCCGCGCCGCGAGCGCCTCGGCCTCGGTCCCGATCTCATCGATCACGATGACCTCAGGCATGTGATTCTCCACGGCCTCGATCATCACCGCGTGCTGCAGCTCGGGGTAGGGCACCTGCATCCGGCGCGCGCGGCCGATCCCGGGATGCGGGATGTCGCCGTCGCCCGCGATCTCGTTGCTCGTGTCGACGATCACGACCCGCTTGCCGACCTCGTCACTCAACACCCGCGCGCTCTCGCGCAGCAGCGTGGTCTTCCCGACGCCCGGCCGGCCGAGCAGCAGCACGCTCTGCCCCGCTTCGATCACGTCCCGCACGATGTCCACGGTCCCGAACACGGCGCGCCCGACGCGCAGGGTCAGGCCGATGATGTCTCCGACGCGGTTCCGGATCGCCGAGATGCGGTGGAGCGTGCGTTCGATGCCCGCGCGGTTGTCCTTGCCGAACGTCCCCACGCGGCTTGTCACGTACTGCATCTCTTCCCGCGCGATGAACTCGTCCGACAGCCGCACCGCCCGGCCCGCAAACCGCGCCTCGGGCTCCCGGCCGAGGTCGAGCACCACCTCGATCAGGCCGTCGACGTCCTCGTGCGATTCGATCCTGCGACGAATGTCCGGGGGCAACACGGCGAGCAGAAGGTCGAGGTTGTCGGTAATGTGGATCTGGTGGCCTGCCACCACCACTCACCTCACCTGGCCTTTCCGGAGTCCGACCCGCCCGGTCGACGGATCGGTTTGACCCCGCAAAAAGACAATGAGGAGAAGCCCTCTGGCGGCTCTCCTCTGGCCGAGGCCACTACTATAGCGTACCGCATCTTCGCCTACATTATATAGGGGCATCCGGCGGACTGCAACAATCTCCTGGCGCGGCG
Protein-coding regions in this window:
- the tmk gene encoding dTMP kinase, with the protein product MRSDTSDAAPREHAGLFLTLEGPEGAGKTTQGGLLVDALRKAGRTVLRLREPGGTEVGERIRSLLLDPRHGELSPRTEMLLFAASRAQLVAEVIRPALAAGAVVVCDRYVDASLAYQGVGRGLGIDVVRTVNEVGTGGLLPDLTLLLDIDPAVGLRRARQASAGTGRADGWDGGDRLERETVAFHDRVREGFLALAVNEPRRIRVVDARGSVDDVHRAIWYVVDGLLRSAQGPERRDRS
- a CDS encoding cyclic-di-AMP receptor, with product MKLILSIVQEKDSRRLMEALVAAEFQATMLASTGGFLREGNSTILIGTDEDRVDAALAVIQKTCRVREQLVSPLPPVVEPVDSYISYPVKVQVGGATVFVLDVERLVKI
- a CDS encoding R3H domain-containing nucleic acid-binding protein — encoded protein: MAGHQIHITDNLDLLLAVLPPDIRRRIESHEDVDGLIEVVLDLGREPEARFAGRAVRLSDEFIAREEMQYVTSRVGTFGKDNRAGIERTLHRISAIRNRVGDIIGLTLRVGRAVFGTVDIVRDVIEAGQSVLLLGRPGVGKTTLLRESARVLSDEVGKRVVIVDTSNEIAGDGDIPHPGIGRARRMQVPYPELQHAVMIEAVENHMPEVIVIDEIGTEAEALAARTIAERGVQLIATAHGNTLDNLLQNPTLCDLIGGIQAVTLSDEEARRRGTQKTVLERKAPPTFDVVIEIQEKDRLAVHHDVAQVVDRFLRGTMPRPEIRTRTAEGEVRISSGEAHEPPPSANGYRPGGGATPTVPHKVVRIYPYAVSRNRLERAIRELRVPATIADTLYGADVLLTLKSQEKRQPKRLREAGTRGLPTHVIKSNTLSQIEAVLREIFGVEDRLSAEEIALREVEEAISEVMSAAQPVELSPQNSYVRRLQHQLIERYGLASESKGSDPFRRVVIYPQ